From Penicillium psychrofluorescens genome assembly, chromosome: 6, one genomic window encodes:
- a CDS encoding uncharacterized protein (ID:PFLUO_008871-T1.cds;~source:funannotate) produces the protein MPIEVTLFKGSKDGTIRKEVVKRDTNLKHDDVLIRVTHSGVCFTDVHYRTTDMGLGHEGTGVVEATGPEAKVLKKGDRVGWGYEHDCCGHCRQCLTGWETLCPERKFYGLADFDQGSFGSHAVWREAFLFKIPDSMSNEDAGPLMCGGSTVFNALHVAQVRPTARVGIVGVGGLGHLAIQFAANMGCQVVVFSGTDNKKDEAMKLGATEFHATKGIKELKLEKPIDNLLVTTSSQPDWQMYLNVMAPGGVISPLSIDSNDFQIPYMPLLVQGLRVQGGVVSARQVHRDMLEFAAVHNIKPIKMTFPMTLEGVKESLKTLEEGKMRYRGVLVAGK, from the coding sequence ATGCCCATCGAAGTCACTCTGTTCAAAGGTTCCAAGGACGGAACGATTCGGAAAGAAGTTGTGAAGCGGGATACCAACCTGAAGCACGACGATGTGCTCATCCGTGTCACCCACTCCGGCGTTTGCTTCACCGATGTCCACTACCGGACTACCGACAtgggcctcggccacgaaGGAACAGGCGTGGTGGAAGCCACCGGCCCGGAGGCCAAGGTCTTGAAGAAAGGTGATCGCGTGGGCTGGGGATACGAGCACGACTGCTGCGGCCACTGCCGCCAGTGTCTGACGGGCTGGGAAACCCTGTGTCCCGAACGCAAGTTCTATGGCCTGGCGGATTTCGATCAGGGATCCTTCGGCTCCCACGCGGTGTGGCGGGAAGCGTTTCTCTTCAAGATCCCCGACAGCATGAGCAACGAGGATGCCGGCCCGCTGATGTGCGGTGGATCGACCGTGTTCAACGCCCTGCACGTCGCTCAAGTGCGTCCGACCGCGCGtgtcggcatcgtcggcgtcggcggctTAGGCCATCTGGCCATCCAGTTCGCTGCCAATATGGGTTGCCAGGTCGTCGTGTTTTCCGGAACCGATAACAAGAAGGACGAAGCCATGAAGCTCGGTGCCACCGAATTCCATGCCACCAAGGGCATCAAAGAGTTGAAGCTCGAGAAACCGATCGACAATCTGCTCgtgaccaccagcagccaGCCGGACTGGCAAATGTACCTTAACGTCATGGCTCCCGGCGGCGTTATCTCGCCGCTCTCGATTGATTCGAATGACTTCCAGATTCCGTACATGCCTTTGCTCGTGCAAGGACTCCGAGTGCAAGGCGGAGTGGTGTCCGCGCGACAGGTGCATCGTGACATGCTCGAGTTTGCGGCCGTTCATAACATCAAGCCGATTAAGATGACTTTCCCGATGACGTTGGAAGGAGTGAAGGAGAGTCTAAAGACGTTGGAGGAGGGCAAGATGCGATACCGCGGCGTTCTTGTCGCTGGAAAATAG
- a CDS encoding uncharacterized protein (ID:PFLUO_008872-T1.cds;~source:funannotate), which produces MSRTVLTLTLAVSALAAKNSIIAPEGADVLTVALLGDFGWTGWEPLPLAFCNEALPKLIADGVDISTEIQNDCDPGDRSDIRNATIEQKHTARYIEDVCLKKNCSAFLSVGDNFYDSGISFDTAGILRFYDSWASVYNSTAFAGKPWYQCLGNHDIVQGQPAVDFQTHIAPLMDDRWYFGHDGLPYYTYDLVGSNWTATFVVIESDCFINKYQESSSVYLTPYLKACHKKTQQQVNFLKKSFAESDADWKFLHIHHGYMSSSSNYTELAPLMDIVQKHNGVVFNGHDHCMAHYYYQDTNFVLTGAAGYAQAGDCNYGEKLGPYAQWLGADSEQAANGFVTLDISADALNFEYYARDMRMLGSDLYPVSHDMKPSYNFTVTKQST; this is translated from the exons ATGTCTCGTACCGTCCTCACTCTAACTCTGGCCGTCAGCGCCTTGGCCGCCAAGAACTCTATCATTGCGCCGGAGGGTGCTGATGTCCTCACCGTGGCTCTCCTGGGTG ACTTTggctggactggctgggaGCCCCTGCCGCTGGCGTTCTGCAACGAGGCCCTGCCGAAGCTGATCGCGGATGGCGTCGACATTTCTACCGAAATCCAGAATGACTGCGACCCAGGTGACCGGTCCGATATCCGCAATGCCACGATTGAGCAGA AACACACCGCCCGGTACATTGAGGATGTGTGTCTGAAGAAGAACTGCTCTGCCTTCCTCTCCGTCGGCGACAATTTCTACGACAGCGGGATCTCCTTCGATACTGCGGGCATCCTGCGTTTCTATGATTCCTGGGCTAGCGTGTACAACAGCACGGCCTTTGCCGGCAAGCCGTGGTACCAGTGCTTGGGCAACCACGACATTGTCCAGGGCCAGCCCGCCGTCGACTTCCAGACCCATATTGCCCCCCTCATGGATGACCGCTGGTACTTCGGCCACGACGGCTTGCCTTACTACACCTACGACCTGGTCGGCTCCAACTGGACCGCGACCTTTGTCGTGATCGAGTCGGATTGCTTCATCAACAAGTACCAGGAGTCGAGCTCGGTCTACCTGACCCCGTACCTGAAGGCCTGCCACAAGAAAacgcagcagcaggtcaaCTTCCTCAAGAAGTCGTTCGCCGAGTCCGACGCCGACTGGAAGTTCCTGCATATCCACCACGGCTACATGTCGTCGTCCAGCAACTACACCGAGCTGGCCCCGCTGATGGACATCGTCCAGAAACACAACGGCGTCGTCTTCAACGGCCACGACCACTGCATGGCCCACTACTACTACCAGGACACCAACTTCGTGCTCACCGGTGCCGCGGGCTACGCCCAGGCAGGTGACTGTAACTATGGCGAGAAGCTCGGCCCCTACGCCCAGTGGCTCGGTGCCGATTCTGAGCAGGCCGCCAACGGCTTCGTCACCCTGGACATCAGCGCCGACGCCCTCAACTTTGAGTACTACGCTCGGGACATGCGTATGCTTGGCAGCGACCTCTACCCGGTCAGCCATGACATGAAGCCGTCGTACAACTTTACTGTCACCAAGCAGTCCACCTAA
- a CDS encoding uncharacterized protein (ID:PFLUO_008873-T1.cds;~source:funannotate): MVSTSNGNYLAAENMEKEKQAQHVENNCLENQGVSASDDSSLDLLDDKENRRLNRLLDIRILPLCCWIYLLNFLDRGNIGNAKVLNEETGDDMLQRTGMTAMDYSITLTLFSLAYAVFEVPSNWIMKHYVRPSIWLGTLLACWGILTLGFAGVKNYGTVLALRLLIGVCEAGFFPGICYLITIWYRHNERSVRIALVVAFCNLAGAFGGAIAFGIGRVNGASGLQGFRWLFIIEGIITVVSALPVLVFLPDYPARAKWLSTSEKRFAEDRLKERGGGYLSNHASRKEILATFFSPRMMTHYIAYVANVVQQGSFTFFTPTIVTGLGYQSIEAQLMTVPPWVVGFVVAITLSYSADRLNMRGWHITGASLAGGTGWLVAGLLPPDAYTKRYGCLCLAAAGAFPCAPSMTNWVACNTPSLLTIPFALALHNSSAGIGQIIAQWIWKPGEAAQGYPTGNFTCAGCAYFVAILAAGLRLWYGRMNKKAIKDVRGETRIWSY; the protein is encoded by the exons ATGGT GAGCACATCAAACGGGAACTACCTCGCCGCCGAAAacatggagaaagaaaagcaagcCCAGCATGTAGAGAATAATTGTCTCGAG AATCAGGGCGTGTCTGCCTCAGACGACTCGTCGTTGGATTTACTCGACGATAAGGAAAATCGGCGCCTGAACCGACTTCTCGACATCAGAATCCTGCCATTATGCTGCTGGATATACCTCTTAAACTTTCTTGATCGAGGCAACATCGGCAATGCAAAGGTCCTCAATGAAGAAACCGGCGATGATATGCTGCAGCGGACGGGGATGACCGCCATGGATTACTCCATCACCCTGACGCTCTTCTCCTTAGCATATGCTGTGTTTGAAGTGCCTTCCAACTGGATCATGAAGCATTATGTGCGCCCATCGATCTGGTTAGGCACCCTACTTGCTTGCTGG GGTATCTTGACGCTTGGATTCGCTGGTGTCAAGAATTATGGCACCGTCCTCGCTCTGCGGTTGCTGATTGGAGTT TGTGAAGCCGGTTTCTTTCCTG GTATTTGCTATCTCATCACAATCTGGTATCGTCACAACGAACGATCTGTCCGAATCGCTCTCGTTGTAGCCTTCTGCAATCTGGCCGGCGCGTTTGGAGGAGCGATAGCGTTCGGCATCGGGCGGGTCAACGGCGCATCTGGACTGCAAGGATTCCGCTGGCTGTTTATCATTGAGGGCATTATTACCGTTGTTTCAGCGCTGCCggtcctcgtcttcctcccGGACTATCCTGCTCGGGCAAAGTGGCTCAGTACCTCGGAGAAGCGCTTCGCTGAGGATCGACTCAAGGAGCGAGGCGGTGGCTACCTTTCAAACCATGCGAGTCGCAAGGAGATCCTGGCTACTTTCTTCAGTCCACGAATGATGACCCATTACATTGCATAC GTTGCCAACGTGGTGCAACAAGGATCATTTACCTTCTTTACCCCGACTATCGTCACTGGCCTGGGATACCAGTCCATCGAGGCTCAACTTATGACCGTGCCACCATGGGTTGTGGGGTTCGTGGTGGCCATCACGCTGTCGTATTCTGCGGACCGTCTCAACATGCGAGGCTGGCACATTACGGGCGCATCGCTGGCAGGAGGGACAGGATGGCTGGTCGCAGGGTTGCTGCCTCCCGATGCATATACTAAACGATACGGATGCCTGTGTCTGGCAGCGGCTGGAGCATTCCCTTGCGCGCCGTCGATGACCAACTGGGTGGCTTGCAACACTCCCAGCCTGCTGACGATCCCCTTCGCCCTCGCACTGCACAATTCGTCTGCGGGCATTGGGCAAATCATTGCGCAGTGGATCTGGAAGCCGGGAGAGGCTGCTCAAGGCTACCCGACGGGAAACTTTACGTGCGCGGGATGCGCATACTTTGTCGCCATTCTGGCAGCAGGGTTGCGCCTTTGGTATGGCAGGATGAATAAGAAGGCGATCAAGGATGTAAGAGGAGagacgaggatctggtcgTACTGA